The following proteins are encoded in a genomic region of Gimesia algae:
- a CDS encoding tetratricopeptide repeat protein → MFQHLAVLSCCLLLFNGCQSGPFARSSQSSDDLAENVSEKKKESDIQKKLRVAMAEERKKGRQDRHRRNSQGDDSEQLAEITIPDQKTSPSPQVAESRALPISTPQTATTQVDEATLQQELSLAYDADRAGNLEKAQGYYQRVLAMDGSHFEALHRLAIIEDKNKNFPAAEAYYLKALKLDPANANLLSDIGYSYMLQGRDDYGEKYLREALKYQPRHGRSLDHLGWYYGRSGQYDQALALFRMTGGEAQARQKFAQLFPGVNPDQNLAQSGISQHNVQRVAPANLSSGIQPVEQVQIEPQQPVQYATGQNGFVQNQSQPQAPAMNQADLNPTLQIAEMMRRERDKAVQARDASQELPAISPQPSLMRQTTSVPQNTLPYQENRQHLVHAPQPVAPPVQYADPDAQIQAWPPAGDPEISQAVDASNYWAMKEQQQNQPVQQAPQNQNQQYQNQQNQAGPGFPQAQQGQYQNMPQAGQPMYGNQYQVPGQFPDYRINSTQQNLNRENQNSGNLQQNADQAQMREAARTGMNAGPGQMFPVAEQQQQQADGNAALRSSQMQVGNLMPASAQVPQQNVFQPGGQNIRQVQFDQPAYQRQQQQQPASGVRQAGYEYSNQSVPQNGYQGQGMQPVQNAGGFPQFPSELPQSAMYSTNPAFAPANMRTTAGDLQQGMQQGAYQSSQQAADQNRQSLMNPNQPAPSRFQWGAQPAPLPGQYPTSQGQY, encoded by the coding sequence ATGTTTCAACATCTCGCAGTCCTGTCCTGCTGTTTGCTCTTATTTAATGGCTGTCAGTCCGGACCTTTTGCGCGGAGTTCACAATCCTCTGATGATCTGGCTGAGAATGTATCAGAGAAAAAGAAAGAGTCAGACATCCAGAAGAAACTGCGAGTCGCCATGGCGGAGGAGCGGAAAAAAGGAAGACAGGACCGGCACAGACGGAACAGCCAGGGAGATGACTCAGAGCAGCTGGCAGAAATTACGATTCCAGATCAGAAAACAAGCCCGTCTCCGCAGGTGGCCGAGTCCAGGGCACTGCCAATCAGTACTCCGCAGACTGCTACCACACAAGTAGATGAAGCGACGTTACAGCAGGAATTAAGTCTGGCTTACGATGCGGATCGGGCAGGGAATCTGGAAAAAGCCCAGGGTTATTACCAGCGGGTGCTGGCGATGGATGGCAGTCATTTTGAAGCCTTGCATCGTCTGGCAATCATTGAAGATAAAAACAAAAATTTTCCAGCGGCAGAAGCGTATTACCTGAAAGCCTTAAAACTGGATCCTGCCAACGCCAATCTGCTGAGTGATATCGGTTATTCCTATATGCTGCAGGGACGCGATGACTATGGTGAAAAATATCTGCGGGAAGCACTCAAATATCAACCTCGTCATGGGCGTTCGCTTGATCACCTGGGCTGGTATTATGGCCGGTCAGGTCAATATGACCAGGCGCTGGCTCTGTTTCGTATGACTGGTGGCGAGGCACAGGCTCGACAGAAATTCGCCCAGTTGTTTCCCGGTGTGAATCCCGATCAGAATCTCGCTCAATCAGGTATATCACAGCATAATGTGCAGCGGGTTGCACCTGCGAATTTGTCATCCGGCATTCAACCAGTGGAACAGGTCCAGATAGAACCGCAACAGCCAGTTCAATATGCGACGGGCCAGAATGGGTTCGTGCAAAACCAGTCACAGCCACAAGCACCTGCCATGAATCAGGCAGATCTGAATCCGACATTGCAGATTGCAGAAATGATGAGACGCGAACGGGATAAGGCAGTACAGGCGCGCGATGCCAGCCAGGAACTGCCTGCCATCAGTCCTCAGCCCTCGCTGATGCGACAAACTACCAGCGTGCCACAGAACACATTACCCTATCAGGAAAATCGTCAGCATCTGGTTCATGCCCCTCAGCCTGTTGCTCCTCCTGTGCAGTATGCAGATCCTGACGCACAGATTCAGGCATGGCCGCCAGCGGGAGATCCTGAAATCAGTCAAGCCGTGGATGCATCCAATTACTGGGCAATGAAGGAACAGCAGCAGAATCAGCCAGTCCAGCAGGCACCTCAAAATCAGAATCAGCAGTATCAGAATCAACAGAATCAGGCAGGACCGGGTTTTCCTCAGGCGCAGCAGGGACAGTATCAGAACATGCCTCAGGCAGGGCAACCCATGTATGGTAATCAGTACCAGGTACCGGGACAGTTTCCCGATTATCGCATCAATTCGACCCAGCAGAATCTGAACCGTGAAAATCAAAATTCAGGAAACCTGCAGCAGAATGCGGATCAGGCACAGATGCGAGAAGCGGCACGCACGGGAATGAATGCAGGCCCCGGACAGATGTTTCCGGTCGCCGAACAACAACAACAGCAGGCAGACGGGAATGCGGCCTTAAGGAGTTCTCAAATGCAGGTCGGAAACTTGATGCCGGCGTCTGCCCAGGTTCCGCAGCAGAATGTCTTTCAACCGGGCGGACAGAATATTCGTCAGGTGCAGTTTGATCAGCCGGCCTATCAACGGCAGCAACAGCAGCAGCCAGCCAGCGGTGTTCGTCAGGCGGGATATGAATACTCGAACCAGTCTGTCCCGCAGAATGGATATCAGGGGCAGGGAATGCAGCCCGTCCAGAATGCAGGAGGCTTTCCCCAGTTCCCTTCAGAACTTCCTCAATCAGCCATGTACTCTACGAATCCGGCTTTCGCTCCGGCAAATATGCGGACCACAGCTGGCGATTTACAGCAGGGCATGCAACAAGGTGCATATCAGTCAAGTCAACAAGCAGCAGATCAGAATCGGCAGTCCCTCATGAATCCGAATCAACCTGCCCCCTCCCGGTTCCAGTGGGGCGCTCAGCCTGCCCCGCTGCCAGGTCAATACCCGACTTCACAGGGACAATACTGA
- a CDS encoding anti-sigma factor family protein, whose amino-acid sequence MYCAQCNGLKSRVALAVGNDLSDDELRLLEKQLKNCEQCRSQYDQLQKSYEALQNQFDSAPVPSLQDSVWPQVSAKIAARRRKSRPTRFNALLPILTTVACCLTLLLVTNSPRPEQQPFGSASESIHPVNPQGNLNFSNVNLRDFPDQQWDASPKQILDHQMNPYGYELPRLKHDSVNTHQLHSVKF is encoded by the coding sequence ATGTACTGCGCACAATGTAATGGTTTGAAATCGCGCGTCGCTCTGGCGGTCGGAAACGATCTGTCAGACGACGAGCTCAGACTTCTCGAAAAACAACTTAAAAACTGCGAGCAATGTCGCTCACAATATGATCAGCTGCAAAAAAGCTACGAGGCACTGCAAAATCAGTTTGACAGTGCCCCTGTACCTTCGTTACAGGATAGCGTCTGGCCTCAGGTGTCTGCCAAAATTGCCGCCCGTCGTCGGAAAAGCAGGCCAACCCGTTTTAATGCCCTGCTGCCGATACTTACAACGGTTGCCTGTTGCCTGACTTTACTGCTGGTCACCAACAGCCCGCGACCAGAGCAGCAGCCATTTGGCTCGGCATCGGAATCGATTCATCCTGTCAATCCTCAGGGTAATCTTAATTTTTCGAATGTAAACTTGCGTGATTTTCCTGATCAACAGTGGGATGCATCACCAAAACAAATACTGGATCACCAGATGAATCCTTATGGATACGAGTTACCTCGTCTCAAGCATGATTCTGTAAATACCCACCAGTTACATTCCGTTAAATTCTAA
- a CDS encoding aldose epimerase family protein: protein MNTGNEYQLTVQSEPFGTTANGQEITQFLLSNDKGTNVNIINYGAIVTAVYLPDRDGKSENITLGFDSLAAYENKGPYFGAICGRYANRIKDGKFSLNGKEYQLAQNIPPNHLHGGEAGFDKKVWAAESFSTKTEVGVRLSLVSPDGEEGYPGKLTLKVVYSLNNNNELKIDYTATSDQETPINVTNHCYWNLAGEGKILDHELLLNCDQYLPVTEEAIPTGELKSVKGTPMDFTSAHKIGERIEQVAGGYDHCWVVNPSEKQPTFCARVKDPESGRVMEVLTTEPGVQFYTGNFLDGTPASGGYPKNGGFCLEAQHFPNSPNQPEFPSTILKPGQVYQQTTVHKFSVE from the coding sequence ATGAATACCGGAAACGAATACCAGTTGACAGTACAAAGTGAACCTTTTGGAACCACCGCCAATGGCCAGGAAATTACGCAGTTCCTGCTGTCGAATGATAAAGGGACGAACGTCAACATTATCAACTACGGTGCTATTGTAACTGCGGTTTACCTGCCCGACCGGGATGGGAAATCAGAAAATATCACACTGGGATTTGATTCCCTGGCCGCTTATGAGAATAAAGGCCCGTATTTTGGTGCGATCTGCGGTCGTTATGCCAATCGGATCAAAGACGGAAAATTCTCGCTGAACGGGAAAGAGTATCAACTGGCTCAGAATATTCCTCCCAATCATCTGCATGGAGGCGAAGCGGGCTTTGATAAAAAGGTCTGGGCAGCAGAAAGTTTCAGTACCAAAACAGAAGTCGGCGTGCGATTGAGTCTGGTCAGTCCGGATGGCGAAGAAGGTTATCCGGGTAAACTGACTTTGAAAGTCGTTTATTCGCTGAATAACAATAACGAATTGAAAATCGATTATACCGCGACCAGCGATCAGGAAACTCCCATCAATGTCACCAATCACTGTTACTGGAATCTGGCCGGTGAAGGTAAGATCCTGGACCATGAACTGCTTCTGAACTGTGACCAGTATCTGCCGGTGACGGAGGAAGCGATTCCGACCGGGGAACTGAAGTCGGTGAAAGGAACCCCCATGGATTTTACGTCCGCACACAAGATCGGTGAGCGGATCGAGCAGGTCGCAGGCGGTTATGATCATTGCTGGGTTGTAAATCCAAGTGAAAAGCAACCCACTTTCTGTGCGCGGGTTAAAGATCCCGAGTCGGGCCGTGTCATGGAAGTATTGACGACCGAACCGGGCGTGCAGTTCTACACGGGGAACTTTCTGGATGGTACGCCGGCCAGTGGCGGCTATCCGAAAAATGGCGGGTTCTGCCTGGAAGCTCAGCATTTTCCGAATTCACCCAATCAGCCGGAGTTCCCCAGTACAATCCTCAAACCGGGTCAGGTTTACCAGCAGACCACCGTCCATAAATTTTCAGTAGAATAA
- a CDS encoding CehA/McbA family metallohydrolase, translated as MNDLCTCGDRMTGRPRGMVFLIVCLLFSFASGNLLAESPAGKEVEGQPLAANVKRLIAALDYLGAPLPAPLVQKLNTACDQRDAAKIQKLLDAEVLCLVSLNPEVRTKVARGPAAAVLQQGGFTPFVVKVVNQSTVTRQLQISSPQAGPVYSGAALNSLKRQAQPELNRNENKASATDRFLEVELFQASPMTVKLSGLEVEYVLALIYCHEPGKREATLGFDVGAGTQDLGFRGEVPVLFDVRPAVPVKLSIKDFDGTPTAARLLFRDAQERVYPLQAKRLAPDFFFQPQIYRQDGDTVMLPAGELEMEFSRGPEYQRLTRKVNITAASEQTLEVNLKRWVNPRVFGFYSGDHHIHAAGCAHYDHPTQGVTPQDMFNQVKGEGLNVGCVLTWGPCFDVQRQFFASTADRVSEPLTLLKYDLEISGFGSAALGHVCLLNLQNQTYPGTLGTTTGWPSWTVPVLRWCKEQGGVTGFPHSALRVNPPLAAQRLIEELDQNQSQTLNPKEAATGLLPDSFQVIDADGNSQLSQDELTQAIEQAADQLPNLAVPEMNGGGAMEICVSTAEGVCDFISAMDTERIPEWNTWYHILNCGFPLKVSGETDFPCMSSRRVGQGRVYVQLGQQDELDFSQWCQGIRQGRSYVSDGYAHALEFQVNEIAPGFEDIQLNQPGKVKITAKVAFAPETPRAVAYGLLDPPEGRRASGDTRVLHAPRNSDYVTAGKRLVEIVVNGKVIAKQTVLADGKIHSLQFEVPVETSSWIALRQFPQLHTNPVNVIVAEQPIRASRESAQWCAETIKLLWKNRHLKIAESERKSAEQTYQRAIQTYLQRAKEAVAN; from the coding sequence ATGAATGACTTATGTACCTGCGGTGACCGAATGACAGGACGCCCGAGAGGCATGGTTTTCCTGATCGTGTGTCTGTTGTTTTCCTTTGCTTCAGGCAACCTGCTGGCAGAGTCACCGGCTGGGAAAGAAGTAGAAGGACAGCCGCTGGCAGCGAATGTGAAACGGCTCATTGCTGCGCTGGACTATCTGGGGGCACCCTTACCCGCGCCGCTGGTTCAGAAACTCAATACCGCCTGTGATCAACGAGATGCTGCTAAGATTCAGAAGTTGCTCGATGCGGAAGTCCTGTGCCTCGTATCGCTGAACCCGGAAGTACGGACGAAAGTCGCTCGCGGACCTGCCGCCGCTGTGCTCCAGCAGGGTGGCTTTACGCCGTTCGTGGTGAAGGTGGTGAATCAGAGTACGGTAACCAGGCAGTTGCAGATTTCCAGTCCCCAGGCAGGCCCCGTCTATTCGGGAGCCGCATTGAATTCCCTCAAGCGGCAGGCACAACCGGAATTGAACCGGAATGAAAACAAAGCCAGCGCCACAGATCGCTTCCTGGAAGTCGAACTGTTTCAAGCGAGTCCGATGACCGTCAAACTGAGTGGTCTGGAAGTGGAATACGTGCTCGCCCTCATTTACTGTCATGAGCCAGGAAAACGGGAAGCCACTCTGGGTTTTGATGTGGGAGCAGGGACGCAGGATCTTGGTTTTCGAGGTGAGGTGCCGGTCCTGTTTGATGTGCGACCTGCGGTTCCCGTGAAACTTTCCATCAAAGACTTTGACGGAACGCCCACAGCCGCGCGACTCCTGTTTCGTGATGCACAGGAACGTGTTTATCCCCTACAGGCCAAGCGGCTGGCTCCCGATTTCTTTTTTCAACCCCAGATCTATCGGCAGGACGGGGATACCGTGATGCTGCCTGCCGGGGAACTGGAGATGGAATTCAGTCGCGGTCCGGAATATCAGAGACTGACTCGCAAGGTCAATATCACGGCAGCCTCAGAGCAGACACTGGAAGTAAATCTGAAACGCTGGGTGAATCCCCGCGTGTTCGGGTTTTATTCCGGCGATCATCACATTCATGCCGCCGGCTGTGCGCATTATGATCATCCCACTCAGGGAGTCACGCCTCAGGACATGTTCAATCAGGTCAAAGGGGAAGGCTTGAATGTGGGTTGTGTTCTGACCTGGGGCCCCTGCTTTGATGTCCAGCGTCAGTTTTTTGCATCGACTGCAGACCGGGTCAGCGAGCCCCTGACGCTGCTCAAATATGACCTCGAAATCAGTGGCTTTGGCTCGGCTGCGTTGGGGCATGTCTGTCTGCTGAATTTACAGAATCAGACGTATCCGGGCACACTGGGAACTACGACAGGCTGGCCCAGCTGGACCGTGCCCGTACTGCGCTGGTGTAAAGAGCAGGGGGGCGTGACCGGTTTTCCGCATTCGGCGTTGCGCGTCAATCCTCCCCTCGCAGCGCAACGATTAATAGAAGAGCTGGATCAGAACCAGTCGCAGACCTTGAATCCCAAGGAAGCAGCAACAGGGCTCCTGCCAGATTCATTTCAAGTAATCGACGCGGATGGAAACAGCCAGCTGTCGCAGGATGAATTGACGCAGGCGATAGAGCAAGCCGCCGACCAGCTGCCGAACCTGGCGGTTCCCGAAATGAACGGGGGCGGTGCGATGGAGATTTGTGTCAGTACAGCGGAAGGAGTTTGTGACTTTATCAGTGCCATGGATACCGAACGCATACCGGAATGGAATACCTGGTATCATATTTTAAACTGCGGTTTTCCCTTGAAGGTCAGTGGCGAAACCGACTTTCCCTGCATGAGCAGTCGGCGGGTCGGACAGGGGCGTGTCTATGTGCAGTTGGGTCAGCAGGATGAGCTTGATTTCAGCCAGTGGTGTCAGGGAATCAGACAAGGCCGCAGTTATGTTTCGGACGGCTATGCGCATGCACTGGAATTCCAGGTGAATGAGATTGCGCCCGGTTTTGAAGACATTCAACTCAATCAACCGGGCAAGGTGAAGATCACAGCGAAAGTGGCCTTCGCTCCCGAAACCCCCCGTGCGGTGGCCTACGGTCTGCTCGATCCCCCCGAAGGCCGCCGGGCATCAGGTGACACGCGTGTGCTGCATGCGCCGCGTAACTCCGATTATGTGACGGCAGGCAAACGACTCGTCGAAATCGTGGTGAATGGAAAAGTGATCGCAAAGCAGACCGTTCTCGCCGATGGAAAAATTCATTCCCTGCAGTTTGAAGTGCCGGTCGAAACCAGTAGCTGGATTGCGCTGCGTCAGTTTCCTCAGCTGCATACCAATCCGGTGAATGTCATCGTGGCGGAGCAACCCATTCGCGCCTCGCGCGAAAGTGCACAGTGGTGTGCAGAAACGATCAAGCTGCTCTGGAAAAATCGCCATCTGAAAATTGCAGAATCAGAACGTAAGTCTGCCGAGCAGACTTATCAGCGGGCCATTCAAACTTATCTGCAGCGTGCGAAAGAAGCAGTAGCGAATTGA
- the dnaA gene encoding chromosomal replication initiator protein DnaA: protein MQPTSLAVEGTLCAKSAGRPTEAKLGPVTTESDEQAVLRLLAQQVGQRSFQNWFAGKVSLKLEANLLIMGVASPFLLTWMQKKFSSEIYATAIACIGPAAEYRFEVDPELTGPEMNSKGAPDSSTATAENSDRQPLANSDQKSERIDGGHKSTQPSPYKGRRFADLSTFITGKSNQLAYMATLQASEQPGALYNPLFIHGGVGLGKTHLLEGFYRKIRQQYPSLQVVFLTAESFGNYFSKALLERSLPSFRQRFRNVDVLIIDDIDFFESKHNFQEELLHTIKHLESHGRQLIFSSDRHPRLLTKMSEELTTRFLSGLVCRVESPETELRLQIARQRALLLKTPITDGALEYVARRFSHNVRELEGAVNCLQTWHVMTKQKITTTMARQVLADLERDCIRIIKMDDIKQIVCSTFGISEADLKSSRRSRNISQPRMLAMFLARKLTQAAYSEIGDFFGGRNHSTVMFAEKKVRKWLENQDSIRVALQDWSTEEIIESLEQQLLAS, encoded by the coding sequence ATGCAACCCACGTCTTTGGCAGTGGAGGGTACGCTTTGTGCTAAATCAGCCGGGCGACCAACGGAAGCCAAGCTGGGGCCTGTTACAACCGAATCAGACGAGCAAGCAGTCCTTCGATTGCTTGCGCAGCAAGTCGGTCAGCGCAGTTTCCAGAACTGGTTCGCAGGGAAAGTCAGCCTGAAGTTGGAAGCAAATCTCCTCATCATGGGAGTTGCCAGTCCGTTCTTACTGACCTGGATGCAGAAAAAGTTTTCCTCCGAGATCTATGCAACGGCCATCGCCTGTATTGGTCCTGCGGCTGAATATCGGTTTGAGGTCGATCCAGAACTGACCGGCCCGGAAATGAATTCCAAAGGTGCGCCTGACTCTTCCACGGCTACCGCGGAAAATTCCGATCGCCAGCCGCTGGCGAATTCCGACCAGAAATCAGAACGTATCGATGGCGGTCACAAATCGACTCAACCGTCCCCCTACAAGGGAAGACGCTTTGCAGATCTGTCGACCTTCATCACAGGAAAATCGAACCAGCTTGCCTATATGGCAACACTCCAGGCGAGTGAACAACCGGGGGCTTTGTATAACCCGCTGTTCATCCACGGCGGAGTCGGTCTGGGTAAGACGCATCTGCTGGAAGGTTTCTATCGAAAAATCCGACAGCAATACCCTTCTCTGCAGGTTGTGTTTCTGACGGCAGAATCGTTCGGGAATTACTTTTCCAAAGCATTACTTGAACGGTCATTGCCCAGTTTCCGTCAGCGGTTTCGCAACGTGGATGTGCTGATCATTGATGACATCGACTTTTTCGAATCCAAACACAATTTTCAGGAAGAACTGCTACATACGATTAAACACCTGGAAAGCCATGGCAGACAGCTGATCTTTTCCTCCGACAGGCATCCCCGCCTGTTAACGAAAATGAGTGAAGAACTCACCACCCGCTTTCTTTCAGGGCTCGTCTGTCGCGTGGAATCTCCTGAAACAGAACTGCGACTGCAAATTGCCCGCCAGCGGGCCTTACTGCTCAAAACCCCCATTACCGACGGCGCACTGGAGTATGTTGCCAGACGCTTCTCGCATAATGTGCGGGAACTGGAAGGCGCCGTGAACTGCCTGCAGACCTGGCATGTGATGACCAAGCAGAAAATTACCACGACGATGGCGCGTCAGGTTCTGGCCGACCTCGAACGGGACTGCATCCGTATTATTAAAATGGATGACATCAAACAGATCGTCTGTTCCACGTTCGGCATTTCGGAAGCCGATTTGAAATCTTCTCGCCGGTCGAGAAACATCAGCCAGCCTCGCATGCTGGCCATGTTCCTTGCCAGGAAACTCACACAGGCAGCCTACAGTGAAATCGGAGATTTTTTTGGCGGCCGCAACCACAGTACTGTGATGTTCGCCGAGAAAAAAGTGCGCAAATGGCTGGAAAACCAGGATTCGATCCGGGTCGCACTACAGGACTGGTCCACTGAAGAAATTATCGAATCTCTTGAACAGCAGTTGCTCGCCAGTTAA
- a CDS encoding RNA polymerase sigma factor, with the protein MQLEMVDKKIEERDSLPSGGVTSDARLVEAARKGDDSAFGELVLRYERRLIRVLIQFVKSPDLAEDLAQDTFLKSYERLDQFDTSRRFGPWLFRIGVNQALDYLRKQKRRGWWLLFSDSPSDTPFDPSVPDPRNKIDIKQEVQAILEEIPEKYRTVLVLRDLENFSTSEIAAILDRKEATIRWRLAEARNRFQKLWSNRQNVESSMSGKE; encoded by the coding sequence ATGCAGTTAGAAATGGTCGATAAAAAAATTGAGGAACGAGACTCTTTGCCATCGGGGGGTGTCACCAGTGATGCCCGTCTGGTTGAAGCAGCTCGCAAGGGTGACGACAGTGCATTTGGCGAGTTAGTCCTGCGTTATGAGCGCAGATTAATCCGTGTGCTGATTCAGTTCGTCAAAAGCCCGGACCTGGCAGAAGATCTGGCACAGGATACATTCCTGAAAAGCTATGAGCGGCTCGATCAATTCGATACATCCAGGAGATTTGGTCCCTGGCTGTTCCGGATCGGAGTCAATCAGGCGCTGGATTACCTGCGAAAACAGAAGCGAAGAGGCTGGTGGCTGTTATTCAGTGACAGTCCCTCAGATACTCCTTTCGATCCCTCAGTTCCGGATCCAAGGAATAAAATTGATATTAAACAGGAAGTTCAGGCCATCCTGGAAGAAATTCCTGAGAAGTATCGGACCGTACTCGTCTTGCGTGATCTGGAAAATTTTTCTACTTCGGAAATCGCTGCGATTCTGGACCGCAAAGAAGCTACGATTCGCTGGCGACTGGCAGAAGCAAGAAACCGTTTCCAGAAACTGTGGTCTAATCGTCAAAATGTTGAAAGCTCCATGTCGGGCAAGGAATAA
- a CDS encoding GNAT family N-acetyltransferase, translating to MSISVSQASPEEWPEASAFIFADAAADDQDLQINEFLETIKTNQYGQKQLLVARENGILLGAGVLIFTDASTAFFWPPFTTRTDCAAALLQEMAARIDQSEVSIGQALLEPGQLNLRRLLTQNGFPHLTNLLFMRHPLTEIRSHGLLSANQIRSVPFDEQTNRHRFLELLDLTHQLSYDCPALNHCRTAEESLESHRSSGDSDQKHWYLFQHENTDLGVLLLSEHRSENLWEVVYMGVAPEQRGKGYGAALIQFGLQQALAHHQSALMLAVDHKNSYAIKIYEESGFIRQNTLSVHARMRSHFSGKKPKIH from the coding sequence ATGTCGATCTCCGTCTCCCAAGCGTCACCAGAAGAGTGGCCTGAAGCATCCGCATTTATCTTTGCAGATGCGGCAGCAGATGATCAGGACCTGCAGATCAACGAATTTCTCGAAACCATCAAAACCAATCAATACGGTCAAAAACAGCTGCTGGTCGCCCGCGAAAATGGCATCCTGCTGGGAGCGGGCGTCCTGATATTTACAGATGCGTCCACTGCCTTTTTCTGGCCACCATTTACAACACGTACTGATTGTGCCGCTGCGCTGCTGCAGGAGATGGCGGCCCGCATTGACCAGTCCGAAGTCAGTATCGGTCAGGCGCTGCTCGAACCCGGACAACTGAACCTGAGGCGATTATTGACACAAAATGGATTCCCTCACCTCACGAATCTGCTGTTCATGAGGCACCCCCTGACCGAGATACGCTCTCACGGACTGCTGTCAGCGAATCAGATCCGAAGCGTCCCTTTTGATGAACAGACAAATCGCCACCGTTTTCTGGAACTGCTGGACCTGACGCATCAGTTATCATATGACTGCCCTGCTCTCAATCACTGCCGCACAGCAGAAGAATCCCTGGAATCCCACCGGAGTTCAGGTGATTCTGACCAGAAACACTGGTATCTGTTTCAACATGAAAATACCGACCTGGGAGTCCTGTTATTATCTGAACATCGGTCCGAAAATCTCTGGGAAGTGGTCTACATGGGAGTCGCTCCGGAACAGCGGGGAAAGGGATACGGCGCCGCATTGATCCAATTTGGCTTGCAGCAGGCGCTGGCCCATCATCAATCTGCTTTAATGCTTGCCGTCGATCACAAAAATTCTTACGCGATAAAGATTTATGAAGAATCGGGTTTTATCAGACAGAACACATTAAGCGTGCATGCGCGAATGCGTTCACATTTCTCAGGAAAAAAACCAAAAATTCATTAA